The following coding sequences lie in one Phycicoccus duodecadis genomic window:
- a CDS encoding acyl-CoA-binding protein has translation MTTEDEFRAAVASVSGLTQDPGNDTKLRLYALYKQATEGDVTGDRPGFIDFVGRAKYDAWAGVRGMDAEAARAGYVDLVAGLTRA, from the coding sequence ATGACCACCGAGGACGAGTTCCGGGCTGCGGTCGCGTCGGTCTCCGGGCTGACCCAGGACCCCGGCAACGACACCAAGCTGCGCCTGTACGCGCTCTACAAGCAGGCCACCGAGGGCGACGTCACCGGCGACCGTCCCGGCTTCATCGACTTCGTCGGCCGCGCCAAGTACGACGCGTGGGCCGGCGTGCGCGGGATGGACGCCGAGGCTGCTCGGGCCGGGTACGTCGACCTGGTGGCGGGACTCACCCGGGCCTAG
- a CDS encoding GNAT family N-acetyltransferase, giving the protein MSDPTHALSDALPAGYTARPLGLADLDAAYAVYAAAQVADSGMVALERADIEADWSRPSMDLAHDTVGVLDAAGVLVGAVEVARRGTRAEAAVTRAARGLGVGTWLAGWAERRSAAVGAASVGQTVPRGSAGQRLLEGRGYRPGWTSWVLELPEGAEITDRALPVGYSVRMAETSRDLEGAYEVIQTAFAEWSDRTGETFDEWAAGTVRRPGFEPWNLRVVVVQDAVVGACFTVVDERGCGFIGQVAVAREHRGRGLAQALLADGFRGAREHGAVRSELSTDSRTGALGLYQRVGMRVAATWVHLVHDHEAADGPSPA; this is encoded by the coding sequence GTGAGCGACCCGACCCACGCGCTGAGCGACGCCCTGCCCGCCGGATACACCGCCCGTCCGCTCGGGCTCGCCGACCTCGACGCCGCGTACGCGGTCTACGCGGCGGCGCAGGTCGCGGACAGCGGGATGGTCGCGCTCGAGCGGGCCGACATCGAGGCCGACTGGTCGCGGCCGAGCATGGACCTGGCGCACGACACGGTGGGGGTGCTCGACGCCGCAGGGGTGCTGGTGGGGGCGGTCGAGGTGGCGCGGCGGGGGACGCGGGCCGAGGCGGCGGTGACGCGGGCCGCACGGGGGCTCGGGGTCGGGACGTGGCTGGCAGGGTGGGCCGAGCGTCGGTCGGCGGCGGTCGGCGCGGCCTCGGTGGGGCAGACCGTGCCCCGGGGCTCGGCCGGGCAGCGCCTGCTCGAGGGGCGCGGGTACCGACCCGGGTGGACGTCGTGGGTGCTCGAGCTGCCGGAAGGGGCCGAGATCACCGACCGCGCGCTGCCCGTGGGGTACTCGGTGCGCATGGCCGAGACGTCGCGCGACCTGGAGGGGGCGTACGAGGTCATCCAGACGGCGTTCGCGGAGTGGTCGGACCGCACCGGTGAGACGTTCGACGAGTGGGCCGCGGGGACGGTGCGCCGGCCGGGATTCGAGCCGTGGAACCTGCGGGTGGTGGTCGTCCAGGACGCGGTGGTGGGGGCCTGCTTCACCGTCGTCGACGAACGCGGGTGTGGCTTCATCGGCCAGGTGGCGGTGGCGCGCGAGCACCGGGGGCGCGGGCTCGCGCAGGCGCTGCTGGCCGACGGCTTCCGGGGCGCGCGCGAGCACGGCGCGGTGCGCAGTGAGCTGTCGACCGACAGCCGCACCGGGGCGTTGGGCCTCTACCAACGCGTGGGGATGCGGGTCGCGGCCACCTGGGTGCACCTGGTGCACGACCACGAGGCGGCGGACGGGCCCTCCCCCGCCTGA
- a CDS encoding 1-aminocyclopropane-1-carboxylate deaminase has translation MRLPEIPRYPLTFGPSPVHPLKRLSEHLGGAQVWAKREDVNSGLAFGGNKVRKLEYIVPDVLASGADTLVSIGGYQSNHTRQVAAVAAHLGLKCRLVQEKWVPWDDPVNDKVGNILLSRMMGADSRLDPAGFDIGIRDSWKDALREVEEAGGTPYAIPAGASEHPLGGVGFANWAFEVAEQEKALGVHFDTIVVCTVTCSTHAGMVAGFAALEDLIGVRRRVIGIDASATLEKTRAQLERIARRTAEVIELGRELREDELTLLPDWAGDRYGIPVDSTMEAIRLGAELEAMITDPVYEGKSLAGLVDLVRSADIPKDSTVLYAHLGGQPAINAYHSLWPGR, from the coding sequence ATGCGCCTGCCCGAGATCCCCCGGTACCCTCTCACCTTCGGCCCCAGCCCGGTGCATCCCCTGAAGCGGCTGAGCGAGCACCTGGGCGGCGCGCAGGTCTGGGCCAAGCGGGAGGACGTCAACAGCGGCCTCGCCTTCGGCGGCAACAAGGTGCGCAAGCTCGAGTACATCGTCCCCGACGTCCTCGCCAGCGGCGCCGACACCCTGGTCTCCATCGGCGGCTACCAGTCGAACCACACCCGCCAGGTGGCCGCCGTGGCCGCCCACCTCGGCCTGAAGTGCCGCCTGGTGCAGGAGAAGTGGGTCCCCTGGGACGACCCGGTCAACGACAAGGTCGGCAACATCCTGCTGAGCCGGATGATGGGCGCCGACTCCCGGCTCGACCCGGCCGGGTTCGACATCGGCATCCGCGACTCGTGGAAGGACGCCCTCCGCGAGGTCGAGGAGGCCGGCGGCACCCCGTACGCCATCCCGGCCGGGGCCAGTGAACACCCCCTCGGGGGAGTGGGTTTCGCGAACTGGGCCTTCGAGGTCGCCGAGCAGGAGAAGGCACTCGGCGTGCACTTCGACACCATCGTGGTCTGCACCGTCACGTGCTCGACCCACGCGGGGATGGTCGCCGGGTTCGCGGCGCTCGAGGACCTCATCGGCGTGCGTCGCCGCGTCATCGGCATCGACGCCTCGGCCACCCTCGAGAAGACCCGTGCGCAGCTCGAGCGCATTGCCCGCCGCACCGCCGAGGTCATCGAGCTCGGCCGTGAGCTGCGCGAGGACGAGCTCACCCTCCTGCCCGACTGGGCCGGCGACCGGTACGGCATCCCCGTCGACTCGACGATGGAGGCCATCCGCCTCGGCGCCGAGCTGGAGGCGATGATCACCGACCCCGTGTACGAGGGGAAGTCGCTGGCCGGGCTGGTCGACCTCGTCCGCAGCGCCGACATCCCCAAGGACTCCACCGTCCTCTACGCCCACCTCGGCGGCCAGCCCGCGATCAATGCCTACCACTCGCTGTGGCCGGGCCGGTGA
- the leuA gene encoding 2-isopropylmalate synthase — protein MIHPQQPSGMPTQKYVPFQQQIQVELPDRTWPEKVMTQAPRWCAVDLRDGNQALIDPMDSERKMQMFKLLVRMGYKEIEVGFPSASQTDFDFCRELIEGGHIPDDVTIQVLTQSRDHLIERTFDAIRGSKQAIVHFYNSTSVLQRRVVFGMDQDGIVDIALQAARLCRKLEETVPDTDVYYEYSPESCTGTELEFAVRICNEVIDVIDPTPDHKMIINLPATVEMATPNVYADSIEWMIRHLERRESVVVSLHPHNDRGEGVAAAELGYLAGADRIEGCLFGNGERTGNVCLVTLGMNLFSQGIDPQIDFSDMAGIRRTVEHCNQLPVHERHPWGGDLVYTAFSGSHQDAIKKGFEDMEKRAAAAGTGIDDLDWGVPYLPIDPHDIGRSYEAVVRVNSQSGKGGVSYLLKAEHGLDLPRRLQVEFSGVVQRRTDSEGGELTGPQIWEMFEDEYLHAEDSERRWAHFAPLRSTITGNDDGMDRIEATVLVDGVETDISGRGNGPIDAFTAALATLGVDVRVLDYHEHALSAGGDARAAAYVECAVGERVLWGVGLHESIVKASLRAILSAVNRAQRDGALADR, from the coding sequence ATGATCCACCCCCAGCAGCCCTCCGGGATGCCGACCCAGAAGTACGTGCCGTTCCAGCAGCAGATCCAGGTCGAGCTCCCCGACCGCACCTGGCCCGAGAAGGTCATGACCCAGGCCCCGCGCTGGTGCGCGGTCGACCTGCGCGACGGCAACCAGGCGCTCATCGACCCCATGGACTCCGAGCGCAAGATGCAGATGTTCAAGCTGCTCGTGCGGATGGGCTACAAGGAGATCGAGGTCGGCTTCCCCAGCGCCAGCCAGACCGACTTCGACTTCTGCCGCGAGCTCATCGAGGGCGGCCACATCCCCGACGACGTGACCATCCAGGTGCTCACCCAGAGCCGCGACCACCTCATCGAGCGCACCTTCGACGCCATCCGCGGGAGCAAGCAGGCGATCGTGCACTTCTACAACTCCACCTCGGTGCTGCAGCGCCGGGTGGTGTTCGGGATGGACCAGGACGGCATCGTCGACATCGCCCTCCAGGCCGCGCGGCTGTGCCGGAAGCTCGAGGAGACCGTCCCCGACACCGACGTCTACTACGAGTACTCGCCCGAGTCCTGCACCGGCACCGAGCTCGAGTTCGCCGTGCGCATCTGCAACGAGGTCATCGACGTCATCGACCCGACGCCGGACCACAAGATGATCATCAACCTCCCCGCGACCGTCGAGATGGCGACCCCCAACGTCTACGCCGACTCCATCGAGTGGATGATCCGCCACCTCGAGCGGCGCGAGTCGGTGGTGGTGAGCCTGCACCCGCACAACGACCGCGGTGAGGGCGTGGCGGCGGCCGAGCTCGGCTACCTGGCCGGCGCCGACCGCATCGAGGGCTGTCTCTTCGGCAACGGCGAGCGCACCGGCAACGTGTGCCTCGTGACCTTGGGGATGAACCTGTTCAGCCAGGGCATCGACCCGCAGATCGACTTCTCCGACATGGCCGGGATCCGGCGCACCGTCGAGCACTGCAACCAGCTGCCCGTGCACGAGCGGCACCCGTGGGGCGGCGATCTCGTCTACACGGCCTTCTCGGGGTCCCACCAGGACGCCATCAAGAAGGGCTTCGAGGACATGGAGAAGCGGGCGGCGGCGGCCGGCACCGGTATCGACGACCTCGACTGGGGCGTGCCGTACCTGCCGATCGACCCGCACGACATCGGCCGCTCCTACGAGGCCGTGGTGCGGGTCAACAGCCAGTCGGGCAAGGGCGGGGTCTCGTACCTGCTCAAGGCCGAGCACGGGCTCGACCTGCCGCGCCGCCTCCAGGTGGAGTTCAGCGGAGTGGTCCAGCGCCGAACCGACAGCGAGGGCGGCGAGCTCACCGGCCCGCAGATCTGGGAGATGTTCGAAGACGAGTACCTGCACGCCGAGGACTCCGAGCGGCGCTGGGCCCACTTCGCGCCCCTGCGCTCGACCATCACCGGCAACGACGACGGGATGGACCGCATCGAGGCAACGGTGCTGGTCGACGGCGTCGAGACCGACATCAGCGGCCGGGGCAACGGCCCCATCGACGCCTTCACCGCGGCCCTGGCGACGCTGGGGGTCGACGTGCGGGTGCTCGACTACCACGAGCACGCGCTGTCGGCCGGCGGTGACGCCCGTGCCGCGGCCTACGTCGAGTGCGCCGTCGGCGAGCGGGTCCTGTGGGGCGTCGGGCTGCACGAGTCGATCGTCAAGGCCTCGCTGCGCGCCATCCTCTCGGCGGTCAACCGGGCCCAGCGCGACGGGGCGCTCGCCGACCGCTGA
- a CDS encoding alpha-ketoglutarate-dependent dioxygenase AlkB has product MAVLQGSLLDLADGIEVRPLGATVTRRDLTHGAWVDQRTAWVGGADELYEALRRDVPWFAERRQMYDSIVDVPRLLSFYGEGDPLPHLALEECRDALSAHYAAELGEPFVTAGLCLYRDGQDSVAWHGDRIGRSREQDTMVAILSVGSPRDLLLRPREGGESVRVPAGHGDLVVMGGSCQRTWDHCVPKTARSVGPRISIQFRVRGVR; this is encoded by the coding sequence ATGGCCGTCCTCCAGGGCTCCCTCCTCGACCTCGCCGACGGGATCGAGGTGCGTCCCCTCGGCGCCACCGTCACCCGGCGCGATCTGACGCACGGCGCCTGGGTCGACCAGCGCACGGCCTGGGTGGGCGGCGCCGACGAGCTGTACGAGGCGCTGCGCCGTGACGTGCCGTGGTTCGCGGAGCGTCGCCAGATGTACGACTCCATCGTCGACGTGCCGCGGCTGCTCAGCTTCTACGGTGAGGGCGACCCGCTCCCGCACCTGGCGCTCGAGGAGTGCCGCGACGCCCTCTCGGCCCACTACGCGGCCGAGCTCGGCGAGCCGTTCGTCACCGCCGGGCTGTGCCTCTACCGCGACGGGCAGGACTCGGTGGCGTGGCACGGCGACCGCATCGGGCGCAGCCGTGAGCAGGACACGATGGTCGCCATCCTCTCGGTCGGCTCGCCCCGCGACCTTTTGCTGCGCCCGCGCGAGGGCGGGGAGTCGGTGCGGGTGCCGGCCGGGCACGGCGACCTGGTGGTGATGGGCGGCTCGTGCCAGCGCACCTGGGACCACTGCGTGCCGAAGACGGCCAGGTCGGTCGGCCCGCGCATCAGCATCCAGTTCCGCGTCCGCGGCGTCCGCTGA
- a CDS encoding SDR family NAD(P)-dependent oxidoreductase yields the protein MSAHPLSGAVVAVVGASGVLGSHLARGAAARGASVVLVGRDGQRLRAVLDGAEVVVGELADATLGERLVETATRAHGRLDGVVNAAGVAAFGALVDTPDAVVEELFLTNVVGPLFLARRVVPALARSRGFLVNLSAVLAEQPMAGMAAYSATKAALTAADRALVKELRRTGVDVIDVRPPHTETGLVGRGLSGEAPRLPQGLEPSVVAEAVLDAVEAGTRELASTDFG from the coding sequence ATGAGCGCACACCCGCTGTCCGGAGCCGTCGTCGCCGTGGTCGGAGCCTCGGGGGTGCTGGGCTCGCACCTCGCGCGCGGTGCCGCCGCCCGCGGCGCCTCCGTCGTCCTCGTGGGGCGCGACGGGCAGCGGCTGCGGGCGGTGCTCGACGGCGCGGAGGTCGTCGTGGGCGAGCTCGCCGACGCCACCCTGGGCGAGCGGCTGGTCGAGACCGCCACCCGCGCGCACGGCCGCCTCGACGGCGTCGTGAACGCCGCCGGGGTCGCGGCCTTCGGGGCGCTGGTGGACACGCCGGACGCCGTCGTCGAGGAGCTCTTCCTCACCAACGTCGTCGGCCCGCTCTTCCTCGCGCGCCGGGTCGTGCCCGCCCTCGCGCGGAGCCGGGGCTTCCTGGTGAACCTCAGCGCCGTCCTGGCCGAGCAGCCGATGGCCGGGATGGCGGCCTACTCGGCGACCAAGGCCGCCCTGACGGCGGCCGACCGCGCCCTCGTGAAGGAGCTGCGCCGCACGGGCGTCGACGTCATCGACGTGCGGCCGCCCCACACCGAGACCGGGCTGGTCGGGCGCGGCCTCTCGGGCGAGGCGCCGCGCCTGCCCCAGGGCCTCGAGCCGTCGGTCGTGGCCGAGGCGGTACTCGACGCGGTCGAGGCGGGCACCCGCGAGCTGGCCTCGACCGACTTCGGCTGA